The following coding sequences lie in one Catharus ustulatus isolate bCatUst1 chromosome 5, bCatUst1.pri.v2, whole genome shotgun sequence genomic window:
- the RASSF6 gene encoding ras association domain-containing protein 6 isoform X2: MPLSGLREREQLSFLLKNYNSYYSDQENLQLTYSQREGSTPFIEGILSIFWGVRHPIRLKIQDEKQIPSFVTLKSTENVDFFPSKRGMTRWGEFDDLHHISGDTLKSTEEQPDLEQSYPCYESHTLKSRREQELDCATLPRTSSDAAVVRKRVKLPTISRAEVETHRFSINGHFYNYETSIFTPAFGSETKIRINSQMRTRQVIEQLLRKFKIENSPHEFALYVIRASGEKKQLRDGDVPLLHRLLEGPSERIAKFFLMDGVVEEISSDVAQYISFHLPFLESILHRINEEEKQEIQQTKSRYLREKNLIRQQLRSRSAKKTETTV; the protein is encoded by the exons ATGCCTCTCTCAGGGCTCAGGGAAAG AGAGCAGctcagttttcttctgaagaatTACAACTCTTACTATTCAGATCAAGAGAATCTGCAACTGACATATAGTCAG CGAGAAGGAAGCACACCATTCATTGAAGGGATCCTCTCAATATTCTGGGGAGTGCGACATCCCATCCGATTGAAAATTCAGGATGAGAAGCAGATACCCTCTTTTGTGACCCTGAAGTCAacagaaaatgtggattttttccctaGTAAAAG GGGGATGACTCGCTGGGGAGAATTTGATGACCTCCATCACATTAGCGGGGATACACTGAAGTCCACTGAGGAACAGCCAGACCTCGAGCAAA GTTATCCATGCTATGAAAGTCACACACTGAAgtccaggagggagcaggagctcgACTGTGCCACCCTGCCCCGGACCAGCAGCGATGCCGCGGTCGTGCGCAAGAGGGTCAAGCTCCCCACGATATCCAGGGCAGAAGTAGAAACTCACAGGTTCTCAATCAATGGCCACTTCTACAACTACGAG ACATCAATTTTCACTCCGGCTTTTGGATCAGAAACCAAAATAAGAATCAACAGCCAGATGAGAACCAGACAAGTGATAGAGCAGTTGCTTCGTAAGTTTAAG ataGAAAACAGCCCCCATGAATTTGCACTTTATGTTATCCGTGCATCTGGAG aaaagaagcagctgagggatgGAGATGTTCCCTtgctgcacaggctgctggaGGGGCCCTCTGAGAGGATTGCCAAGTTCTTTCTCATGGATGGGGTCGTGGAGGAGATCAGCAGTGAT GTTGCTCAGTACATTTCATTTCATCTTCCCTTTTTGGAGTCGATTCTGCACAGAATAAAtgaagaggagaagcaggagattCAACAGACAAAGTCAAG GTACCTAAGAGAGAAGAACCTGATACGGCAACAGCTTCGCAGTCGAAGTGCTAAAAAAACAGAGACTACGGTCTGA